TCCTTCTCTTCCATCATATCCCATACCCGTCATGATAACTCCAAGGCTTCGCCCATTATAATATTGAGCAACAGATTTCATCATCACATCAACAGAAGGTCTGTATAAAAAATTAGTAGGGGACTTTGTTAATTCAATTGAAACTTCCGCTGGTTTTTTTTTAACAACCTTCATATGATAATCTCCTGGAGCTATCAGAACTAATCCTGACTTTACCACATCATTCTGTTCTGCTTCTTTAACCTCTATCTGGCTTATCTGATTAAGCCTTGTTGCAAAAGGGCCTATAAAGCCAGCAGGCATATGCTGGACAATTAAAACGCCGCAAGGTAAATCTTTTGGCAAATAGGGAATAACCTCCTGAAGCGCTTTCGGACCACCGGTTGAGGTTCCTATAGCTATAGCCTTGATCTTTTTAATACGAATATCTTTTTCATTATTTTTACCGCCTTCCTGAGTCATAATATACTTAGATTCTTTTGATATCCCTTTTGTTTTTTCATTGGATAAATAAAGTTCGTCTTTCCCTGTTATTGCCTTAATTTTTTCTATTAATTCATCTTTTATTTTTATAACATTTAAAGAAGTATTATCTAAATTTTTTGGTATAAAATCTACTGCTCCTAAATCTAAAGCATCTAGAGTGGCTTTTGCACCTTCATTTGTTAATGAGCTAACCATAATCACAGGAAGGGGCATTTGATCCATGATAATCTTTAAAGCCTCTAAACCATTCATTCGTGGCATTTCAATATCAAGAGTAACAAGATCAGGTTTCAACTTCTGAATCTTTTCTATTCCTTCCTGTCCATCCCTAGCACCACCCACTACCTTTATTGATGAATCAGATTCTAGCATTTTTGTTATTGCTTTTCTCATAAAAGCTGAATCATCAATTACTAATACTTTTATATAATTATCTATCACCATTTATGATTCCCTATGAATAGTCTATTTAGGAGCTTTTAGATTTTGAACTAGCCTTGCAATATCTAAAATCAGCACGACCTTTCCATCACCTGTTATCGTTGCACCTGCAACTCCATGAGAATCAGATAAGAACTCACCTATAGATTTTATAACGATTTCTTCTTGACCACAGAGCCTTTCTACAACTATTCCGTATCGCTTTTCTGCAATTCCAACCACTACAACATAAGAATATAAATTTTGATCTTTATTTTCTGTTAATGGAATATCAAACTCATCACTTAGCCTAATAAGTGAAAGTACAGAACCTCTTACATTGACTACCTCATGGCCATCAATAATATGTATCTCTTTAGAGGATATTTTTATTATCTCTACAACAGATGACAATGGAATAGCAAACATCTCTTCTCTCACCTTTACCATTAATGAATGAATAATAGCGATGGTTAATGGAAGTTTTATTACAATCCTGTTTCCTTTTCCGAAATTGTTAACTATATCAATAATGCCGTTTAATTTAGTAATATTCGTTTTCACCACATCCATCCCAACCCCTCTTCCAGATATATCACTGATTTTTTTTGCTGTACTAAAACCAGGGGTAAAAATGAGATTTAGACATTCCTCTTCGCTTAATCTATCAGCCTCTACTCTATCAATAATTCCTTTCTCGATAGCCTTTTCCCTAATTTTTTTTGTATCCATTCCCCTTCCATCATCTTCAATTTCAAAAACTATATTATTCCCTTCATGATAAGCAGAAAGTCTTATATTTCCAACCCTAGTCTTTCCTGCTTTTATTCTTTCTTCAGGAATCTCTATGCCATGATCTACCGCATTTCTAATAAGGTGAACCAATGGATCAACTATCTCCTCGATTACAGATTTATCTAACTCTGTTTCTTCCCCAAAAATATCTAAATTAATCTCTTTTGACATATCTCTTGCTAAGTCTCTCACCATCCTCGGGAATCTATTAAAGACTCTTTTGATAGGTTGCATCCTTGTTTTCATTACTGCCAGTTGTAAATCTGTAGTAATTCGATTCACATGAGATGCAAGAACTCCCAATTCCCTGAACCTGGGATCATCTTCATATATTTCCTCGAATTTGCTACTGATGTTTAGCAAGCGATTTCGGTCCAATACCAACTCACCAACCAAATTCATTAAATCATCAAGCCTGCCTATATCTATATGTACTGTTTTGTCAGCTTCTAAATTCTTAGTTATTTTTTCTTCTTTTATCAATGTATTATCTATTTTTTCCTCAGTAGCTTCTTTAACTTTCTTTTGTATTTTCTCATTTGTGTTGTCACTTTGCACCTCTGCAGAAGCATTTTTAATCTGATCTGCAGTTTTTATATTTTTCTTTACAATTATTCCTTTTCTTTTCGTTTCTTTCTCAGAACCCTTTCTTTTTTTGATGGACTTTTTTTCTAATCCTTTACAATTTTTCTCTCCATGTCTCTCTTTCTTATCAGACCCTTTTATGATTTGGCTCAATTCCTCTAAAATTCCGGTTAGATCAATCTTTTTCTTTTCATTACTCTTGATAACTTTAAGAAGAATTTTAATGAAATCAAAGGATTTTAGAAGAGTATCCATGATATCAGGGGTAACTTTTATTTTTTTCTGACGGAGTTTATTCAATACATTCTCTGACTCATGAGTTAGTTCAACCATTTGATTGAGCCCTAAAAAACCAGAAGTTCCTTTTATAGTATGTACAGAGCGAAATATCTCATCTATTATTTCAATCTTCTCAGGAGACTTTTCAAACTCGACAAATTTTTGATCAATCATCTCCAACAGCTCTTCTGCTTCAGTAATAAATTCTTTTAAAATCTCTTGCATTTCATCCTGTTGGGTTTCTTCTGACATTTTTAAGCTCTCCAAAAAGATCTATTCAAAAAATTCTGCTAAGATATCATCAACAAGGTCTTGTTTTAAATCAATGGGCTTTGACGGGTCTTTTAATTCGGTCACCATTTCCCCTCTTTTCTTTTTGTCTACGAGACCGAATGAAACTAAAAGTACTAAAATCTTCGTCTCTACATCCTGCACAAGGGATATAATCTTCTTTATCTTTTGGCCTGTTAAGTCTTGAAAAGAAAGGGCTGTCAAAAGATCGATAAGATCCTCTTTGTTGCTGATATTTATGTTTTGAATATCATTTATGATTGATTTTATTTCTCTGTTCTCTTTTTTTATATTATTACTCACAAATTTTTTTAAATTCTTAAGAATCTC
Above is a genomic segment from Nitrospinota bacterium containing:
- a CDS encoding chemotaxis response regulator protein-glutamate methylesterase, producing the protein MVIDNYIKVLVIDDSAFMRKAITKMLESDSSIKVVGGARDGQEGIEKIQKLKPDLVTLDIEMPRMNGLEALKIIMDQMPLPVIMVSSLTNEGAKATLDALDLGAVDFIPKNLDNTSLNVIKIKDELIEKIKAITGKDELYLSNEKTKGISKESKYIMTQEGGKNNEKDIRIKKIKAIAIGTSTGGPKALQEVIPYLPKDLPCGVLIVQHMPAGFIGPFATRLNQISQIEVKEAEQNDVVKSGLVLIAPGDYHMKVVKKKPAEVSIELTKSPTNFLYRPSVDVMMKSVAQYYNGRSLGVIMTGMGYDGREGMRMIKNKDGRTIAQSKDTCVVFGMPKASIEINVVDKVVPLNHIVDEIINMV
- a CDS encoding chemotaxis protein CheA; translated protein: MSEETQQDEMQEILKEFITEAEELLEMIDQKFVEFEKSPEKIEIIDEIFRSVHTIKGTSGFLGLNQMVELTHESENVLNKLRQKKIKVTPDIMDTLLKSFDFIKILLKVIKSNEKKKIDLTGILEELSQIIKGSDKKERHGEKNCKGLEKKSIKKRKGSEKETKRKGIIVKKNIKTADQIKNASAEVQSDNTNEKIQKKVKEATEEKIDNTLIKEEKITKNLEADKTVHIDIGRLDDLMNLVGELVLDRNRLLNISSKFEEIYEDDPRFRELGVLASHVNRITTDLQLAVMKTRMQPIKRVFNRFPRMVRDLARDMSKEINLDIFGEETELDKSVIEEIVDPLVHLIRNAVDHGIEIPEERIKAGKTRVGNIRLSAYHEGNNIVFEIEDDGRGMDTKKIREKAIEKGIIDRVEADRLSEEECLNLIFTPGFSTAKKISDISGRGVGMDVVKTNITKLNGIIDIVNNFGKGNRIVIKLPLTIAIIHSLMVKVREEMFAIPLSSVVEIIKISSKEIHIIDGHEVVNVRGSVLSLIRLSDEFDIPLTENKDQNLYSYVVVVGIAEKRYGIVVERLCGQEEIVIKSIGEFLSDSHGVAGATITGDGKVVLILDIARLVQNLKAPK
- a CDS encoding protein phosphatase CheZ produces the protein MNKKSYSVKKLADVAKAISEGDFYKETNLKLKGELKRLAKYIEETRKKLQYIDSPIKSTTKSFPEASMQLSDITRQTEEATHKIISLTEKILDDQNRLTEILKNLKKFVSNNIKKENREIKSIINDIQNINISNKEDLIDLLTALSFQDLTGQKIKKIISLVQDVETKILVLLVSFGLVDKKKRGEMVTELKDPSKPIDLKQDLVDDILAEFFE